In a genomic window of Thermincola ferriacetica:
- the nifH gene encoding nitrogenase iron protein, with product MRQVAIYGKGGIGKSTTTQNTVAALAEMGKRVMVVGCDPKADSTRLLLHGLNQKTVLDTLRDEGEDIDLEDIMREGYGGTKCVESGGPEPGVGCAGRGIITSINLLESLGAYEDNLDYVFYDVLGDVVCGGFAMPIREGKAQEIYIVASGEMMALYAANNICKGIKKYAQSGGVRLGGIICNSRKVDNELELLQHFAKELGSQLIHFVPRDNMVQRAEINKKTVIDYDPTHPQADEYRTLARNIDGNDMFVIPSPMTQDRLEELLMEHGILD from the coding sequence ATGAGACAGGTTGCTATTTACGGAAAAGGCGGTATTGGCAAGTCCACCACAACACAGAACACGGTGGCTGCGCTGGCCGAGATGGGTAAAAGGGTAATGGTGGTGGGCTGTGACCCCAAGGCGGATTCAACCCGCTTGCTGCTGCATGGTCTGAACCAGAAGACCGTTCTGGACACCCTGCGTGACGAAGGCGAGGACATTGATCTGGAGGATATCATGCGGGAAGGCTATGGGGGTACAAAATGTGTTGAGTCCGGCGGCCCTGAGCCCGGGGTAGGCTGTGCCGGACGCGGTATAATCACTTCCATTAACCTTTTGGAGTCCCTGGGGGCTTACGAGGATAACCTTGACTATGTATTCTATGATGTACTTGGTGACGTTGTCTGCGGCGGTTTTGCCATGCCCATCCGGGAAGGCAAGGCCCAGGAAATTTACATTGTTGCTTCCGGCGAAATGATGGCCCTCTATGCGGCCAACAACATCTGCAAGGGGATCAAAAAATATGCCCAAAGCGGCGGCGTTCGCTTGGGCGGCATTATTTGTAACAGCCGGAAGGTCGATAACGAGCTTGAGTTGTTACAGCATTTTGCAAAAGAACTCGGGTCCCAGTTGATTCACTTTGTACCCCGGGACAATATGGTGCAGAGGGCGGAAATTAACAAGAAAACCGTTATCGACTATGACCCCACGCACCCCCAGGCTGACGAATACCGGACGCTGGCCAGGAATATCGACGGCAATGACATGTTTGTAATCCCGTCGCCCATGACTCAGGACAGATTGGAAGAACTGCTCATGGAACACGGTATCCTGGACTAA